Part of the Methanobrevibacter sp. genome, AGATTTGACTTAAAACTGAGGTATTGGGATGAGGACAATGCGATTTTCTAAAAATCACTTAAGTTTTTGAAAGTGCCATTCAAAAATGAACCGTCTAATATATATACTAATTAGAAACATACATTAAATCATTAACGAATTAAATTTAATTAAATACAGGTTTGATAATATGGTTAGATTTTCACAAAGTCTTGATGATAGGCAATCAAAAAATAAAGCAAAACCTTATGAGCAATACAACCCTAATCCGCAATATTATGCCCGAGAGGAAAGACAGCCTCAGCCGGCCAATAAATATGATGATAGATTATATGCTCAACCGCAAAGACCTGTTTATCAAGAACCAGCCTATCAAAGACAGGATAATTTCTACAGACAGCCTCAAAGAGAAGCGATTGATGAAATTATCTATGAAAGACCAGTTATTGAAAGAGAATCTGTAAAACCTGACATTTCTAAACCTGAATTGAAGTTCCCTGCCGATCAAAACATTCAGTTCGGTGTTGAATATGCTCCAAACTCAAGGCCTCCTGTAATTGGTAAAAACTACACCATCAGGTCAAATTCCATAATCTATAATGATGTGGTTATTGGAGACAACTTCAGAACCGGCCATAATGTGGTCATTCGTGAAAACACCAACATAGGTGATGATGTATTAATCGGAACCAACACTGTCATTGAAGGGGACGTAATCATTGGAAATGATGTCAGCATTCAGTCTAACGTCTACATTCCAACCAATTCAGTAATTGAAGACAATGTATTTATCGGACCTTGTGCTTGTTTTACAAATGATAAATATCCTGTAAGAATCAATTATGAACTTCAAGGACCTAAAGTAAGACGTGGAGCTTCTATTGGTGGTAACACAACATTTTTATCTAATGTTGAAGTTGGAGAAGGTTCTATTGTTGCTGCTGGAGCTATTGTGATACATTCAGTTCCACCATTCTATTTGGCTATTGGAACACCAGCCCGTATTAAACCTCTTCCTGATCATTTAAAAGTTCCAAACAGATTCTAAATTAAAAGGAGATTAATTTATGGCTCAATATAAATGTAAGATTTGTGGATATGTTTTTGATGAAGATAATATTGAAGAAGGTTTGAACATTCCTGCCGGAACCAAATTTGAAGATTTGCCCGCTTCTTTTAAATGTCCGAAATGCCGTATGGCAAAGGCGATGTTTGAGAAAATTTAAATAGTTTTATATATTACTAATTAATATAATATTATTATTCAACTTATAATTTAAGGAGATTGTTAAACATGGCAAAATTTAAATGTAAACTTTGTGGATACACAACCGAAGAATTTGATGAATTACCAGAAGACTACAAATGTCCTATGTGCGGCGCTACTGCTGACATGTTTGAAAAAGTGGAATAGGTGTTCTAAATGGCTTTTGTCTGCAAAGTATGTGGATTCGTTTTAGAAGAAGACGAATTACCAGAAGACTACGTATGCCCAGTTTGCGGCGTACCTGCAGCTAACTTTGAAGAACAATAAGTTCTTCATTTTATATTTTTTCTAAAAATTGCTTATTTTTAAAACTAGTTTTTATTTTTTCAGCGTATTTTTCAAATATTTTTGGGATATCCCTTTCATCCTTTGACACTATATCATAGCTGACCTTATCTGAATACTCTTTATCAATAACTTCCAGATTGTTGTTTCTAACTTCAGTGTCTGCTGTTTTTATTTCAGAATATTCAAATGTGATGGTGTAAACTTCATATTCCTCGATTTCAAGTATTTCAGCTTCACCTATTGCTTCCATGACTGATTTTGAATATGCTCTGACAAGTCCTCCGGCACCAAGCTTGATTCCTCCGAAGTATCTTGTAACGACTGCTGTGATGTTGTGAAGCTCGTTTTTTCTCAAGACATTGATCATAGGTTTTCCTGCAGTTCCGCCAGGTTCACCGTCATCGTCAAACCCTTCTCCGTCACTAACGATATATGCTGTGCAGTTATGTGTTGCATCACTATACTGCTGGTTCAGTTTCTGGATTATTTCCTTGGATTCCTTTTTGTTTCTTGTTGGAAATAAGGAACAGATAAACTGGGATTTTTTAACATTTATTTCGATTTGCACAGGAGTTTTTATTGTTTTCATTTTATCAATATATTTATATATTTAATCCGATATATTATTGTTAGTAAATTTTAAAAGGTGTTAAAATGTCAAGTCGTTCTGCTACTGTTCTGGTAATATTTATTGTAGCTTGCATAGCTTTTTGTTTAGCTAGTGTTTTTGGAGCTATGACAGGACCTATTTCAATTTTACCTAATGAAAATGACACTGGAAGTGTTTTAGATAACCTTTCAGCAATCACTGATTCGGATGATAATGTCCAGACTTACGGATATGATGATTCCAGTAATTCCAATGATTACAGTTCAAGTAGTTCACAATCAAGTGAACCACAAGTAGAGACTACTACTGAGGAGTCTTCATCAAGTTCGTCTCATACGACTACTGAGACTTCTCCTGATGTTGATACATCTTCCTCTTCTGAATCTGGCTCACATAGTTCAAGCAGCGGAGGTAGTAGTGATTCTAATACAGGTAATGATGGAGATAAATAATTTATCCATTCTTTTTTTTTTACTTTTTTTTAAAAGTCTAATAATTTTTCAATATCAAGCAATACAGAGTTAATTGCCAGATTGAATAATCTGTGTCCGTATTCTTCATCAACGTAAACGCCGTTTTCTTCAACGTCACGTGCACCTTCTTCAATATTAGGGTCGTCTTTTCGGGCTTGTGTAAATCCGTATAGACCTACTTCTTCGTATTCTTTAACATTGGCCTGATTTTCAACTTCAGCTTCATTAACAATGCCCAATACTTTGGCCATTGACAGCTCTCCGCTTCCTCCATGAGGTCCTTCTGATGAAATTACCTTGTTGTTGAATGTTATTGCAAGGCCGGTTTTATCTTCAATATCCCATAATTCAGCTACTAATGGTATATTTCCGCCATGAGCATTGACAATAATGACCTTTTCAACATCCAGGAATTTTTTGGCTGCATTCAATGTAGAAATAACATTTTCTTTTAAAACGTCAAGTGAAACATGGACTCCATGGTCTATTGTATCCAGTTCGTAAGCTGGGAATATGATTCCTAAAAATTTGGCACCGCTTAAAAGGGATGACTGAAAGGCAATGTGAGCTGCGATTTTGGCGTCTGTATCTATTGGGAGTGCAGGGCCGTGGTTTTCCAGATGTGACCCGAGGGCTATTATTCCTACTTTATGGACTTGGGGATCTTTAATGTTTCCTGCTCTGTATCTTAACTCTGCCATAAAATCACCATTATATTTCAAAGTTCCAGATGTCGTCTCCGACGTAATGTTTGGTTTCGACAGCTTTTCCGGAATCGTTGGCTACCATTTCTTCACCGCTAATCAGACTTACTCCAATAGCCAGTGGTTTTCCATGGGTTTCATCTATTATGAGAACTATGTCTCCGGCTTCAACGCCTTCTGATGCATCTACAATTCCCGGACTCATGATGTCCGCACCGTTGCTGACAAATCTGATAGCTCCCATATCCACTGTCACGGTTTTTGCATCGATTTCATTTGCAAGTGCCGCTTTTAATGTAGGGAATGGTTTTTCATCAATGATTATAATGTAAGGTTCACCGTCTACTAAAATAAAGGAATTAGGTTCTGCTTCAAGTATCTCAACATTTTTTTTGCCTTGAAGTAATCCTCCGTATTCGCCTAATTCTGCTTTAATCTCTTTAATTTTCTTTTTTTTCAGGAAATTTCTTTTTTTAACTTTTATAGCCATGATTATCCCATAGTATTTTTATTAAATAATATTTGGTATTTAAAATAAATAAATCTATTGTTAAAAATCATCGAAGTAGTTGATTTCATCGCCAAGCTTTGTATTGATTATGGGTTTGGTGTGGCTTGCATATTGTGTTATTGTCTTTGCATTGTTGTTTGATAATGTTTCTATGCATGAATTGATGATATTGAGTTCTTTTTGGCTGAATTTTGGGGAGGGTATTACTGTAGGATAATATCTGTGGATTATTCTGTTATAGTAGGGTTCCTTTCTTAGGAATAGCTGTTTTCTGTTTATCAGCATTTCGGTGATTTGTCTGAAGTGTTTGGGTTTTATTCCTTTTTTGGATTTGATGTAGGTTTCTTTTGTAAGGAATGTCTTGTAAAGCTCGTAATAATAAAAATCAATGAAATACATCACGGTACATAAGACTGTTTTGCCCAGATTAGGTTTGTTTGAGCATTTAAACAGAATATAAAGGATTAGGTTGATATATTTTTCTTCATTAATTTTCATGTTATGGCCTGATGATGGTTGGGTGCATAGACTTATGTCATCAGGTAGATAAATATTGAGTCCTAGAGAGCATTTGATAACTAATTTAAATAGTAGTTAAGCTAATTATTTATTATTAAGATTAATTTTTTACTATTTTTGCCTAAAATAAGGTAACCTTTATATAGTAGGTTATTTATAATTAATAGTATTAGTTTTAATTAGGTTTTGTCTTATCTTAACTTGATTATATTATGAATGTACTAATTCAAATTAAAAACTAAAATTTTGATAATATAAGGTGATATAATGAGCGGACAAAATGTTCAAAGACCACTTGACGCATTAGGAAAATCTGTAGACTCTCCAGTTTTAATAAAACTTAAAGGAGATCGTGAATTTAGAGGAATACTTAAGAGCTTCGATTTACACATGAACTTAGTTCTTAATGATGCAGAAGAGTTACAAGACGGAGAAGTAACCAGAAGACTCGGTGTTGTACTCATAAGAGGAGACAATATTGTTTATATTTCACCATAAATATTATTTGATCATATTCTAACGATAATTAAGGAGGTGTATCAATGTCAAAGGGAACTCCATCAATGGGTAAAAAGAATAAAAAGACCCATATCAGATGCAGAAGATGTGGAAGAAACACTTACCACATACGCAAAAAAGTATGTGCTTCTTGCGGATTCGGTAAATCCAAAAAACTAAGAAGATACAGCTGGCAAAATAAAAAACCAACTACTAGACAAAGATTAGTATAAGTTGGTAAAAACTTTGAAGATTATTTAATAATCTTCTCTCAAATCTATTTTTAGGTAAATTTTCAATCAACGTATTAATTTTAACTGCTTTTTTTTAGATACTTTTATAATTTAGTTATGACTAAATATTTTTTAGGAGGATTATTCATGGTAGACATAAATGATGTAGCTATGGAAAATGATGTAAATTTAGAAAACTGTGTTGTTTTTATAAGAGGCAAAGACGATATATTGGCTGTTGACATTTCCAATGCAGGAATCAAACAAAGAAGTGATGATACAATGGGATTCACTTTCTCTTTATCTCCAAAACAAGCTTTAAAATTAGAAGAATACTTCAATAAGTTTGCAACAGGTGAAAAATTCTACTTTGATATTTCTCAAACTGGATACAGGCCTGTTTATTACAGGGGTTTGTCACCTATGACTAAAGAAATTAGTCAGGAATACATGCCTAAATTCAATATAACTCTATTTGCACAAAAAGCCATTGTGGAACCTGAAGACTCTTATTTTGCTCCTACATGCGAATGCTGTGAGTTTTGTCATCTCGATTAGGTGAAACATGTTTGATTCGATGTTTTCAGACAAGATTACAATAACCAAAAAATCGGATGATGTTTTTGAGCTTGATCAAAGAATGGTTAAGATTCGTGAAAATGAAAAGGGACTGATGGCTGTCAGTTATGTTGCACCTGTATTTGAGGCAATGGATTTAGAAGATTTTTTTGATGATGTCATTGCTTCTGAATATTTAAGCATGAATATTGGTGGAGCAGGTGAGTTTACGGTGATGTTTAGGGGAATTGTTGACGGGAAGGGTAAGAACTTTCCTCAAAATCTTGATTATAAGATTATTCTCCTTCAGGAGCCTAAATGGCTTGACGAAAGGGAAAATGTTCAACTTACCGGTTTTTCCAAGTTTAAAATAAGGGGAAAGATTTCGGATGATGCAGATGAATTACTGTAATTCATCTTCAACTGCATCCCATAAGTCTGTTGCCCATCCCTGACCTGCATCAATCACCATATCCAGCAGTCTTACTTTCCCGTCTTTGAATCTGAACAGTCTGTAGTCCTGTTGAGGTTTTTTTGCTGTTCCTTCTTTGTTGCAGTCAAGATAGATTCCTTCACTGTATTCTGCTTCAAAGTTTCCTGCCTGAACAAAATCTCCAACAAGGGAATATCCGTTTCTAACGCTTTTGTCAAGTTCTTCAACGGTTTTTAACCATCCGCCTTGTGCTCTGAATTTTATGTCAGGGTCTACTTTTGTTATTTCTTCTTGCCAATTTATTATCATAGTACCAAATCCTTTTTAGTATTAATTTCATTTTGGTCATATATAAAAAAAGAGTTAGAGCATTTGATAAGTAATATTTATAACTATTGTTATATAATAATTATATATAACTTCAATTTCATAATTATTATTGTATTAATAATAGTCTGGGCTTAACATGAACTTATTTGAAAAATTTGGAATCGATAGTAATAACGAACAATTATATGAAATAGCATTTACGCATGGTTCTTATAGTTGTGAAAATGATTTGGAATATAATTATGAAAGATTGGAGTTTTTGGGAGATTCTGTTCTAAGCTTATTAGTATCAGATTATCTCTACAGGAAATATCCTAACTATGAAGAAGGTAAATTAACTAAATTAAGGGCCAATTATGTCTGCCAGAATGCTTTGATTTACTATTCACATGAACTTGGTTTGCAAAATTACCTGAAAGTTGCTGATGAGGAATTCAATCTGACCCACAATGAGGTGCTGTCCATTACTGCGGACATATTCGAATCCTTTTTGGGGGCAATATTTCTAGACCAGGGCATTGAATTTGCAAAGGACTACATATCAAAATATGTATTCCCACACATTGACGATAAAAAAGTATTCTTCACTGACTACAAATCAGCAATAAAGGAATACGGCGATGCAGAAGAACTGGAAATATCATATGAAATAGAAAATGAATTCGGAGTTCCTCACGACAAGACCTTTTTCATATCCATCTTCATAAACGGTGAAAAGATGGGTACCGGCAAAGGAAAGAACAAAAAAGAAGCAGAACAGGCAGCCGCAAAAATAGCTATGGAAAAATTGAATATCGGTGTTTAAAATGAATGAAGAATCTGTAGGCATTGTTGAGACAAAATATTTGGATATTAAAGAACCAATCCAATTAGACAGTGGTAAAACTCTCAATAATGTTACTGTTGCTTATGAAACTTATGGTGAACTTAACAAAGAAAAATCCAATGCCATTTTAATCTGTCATGCTCTGACTGGAGACGCACATGCTGCAGGATGGCACGAAGGTGACAGAAAACCGGGATGGTGGGAAATAGTAATAGGTCCAGGAAAGGCTATTGATACAGAAAAATATTTCATCATATGTTCAAATGTTCTGGGCGGCTGTAAAGGAACTACAGGTCCAAGTTCAATCAATCCAAAAACCGGAAAGGAATACGGTATTGATTTTCCAGTAATCACAATTAAGGACATGGTTAAAGTCCAAAAGAAATTAATAGACTCACTTGAAATTGATCAGTTATATGCCATTATTGGAGGGTCCATGGGCGGAATGCAGGTCCTTCAATGGCTTGTCACTTACCCTGAAATGACTAAAAAGGCTGTTCCAATGGCTACAGCGGCCATGTCATCCCCTCAACAAATTGCATTCAATGAGGTAGGTCGCCAGGCAATATTTTCAGATCCTGACTGGAACAATGGAAATTATTATGAAACAGGCTTAAAACCTAAAAACGGCCTTTCCCTTGCAAGAATGATTGCCCACATTACCTATTTAAGTGATGAATCAATGGACATTAAATTCGGCCGTGATTTGCAGGACAAGGATGAGATAAGCTATGACTTTTCAATTGATTTTCAGGTTGAAAGTTACCTGAAGCATCAGGGTGAATCATTCGTAAAACGTTTTGACGCTAACAGTTATTTATTCATTACAAAAGCTGTGGATTTATTCGATTTGTCAGTTAACAATTCACTGATTGACGGATTTAAGGATATCAAGGCCAAGGTTGAAGTGATATCCGTTGACTCCGACTGGCTGTATCCGACAGAACAGAGTACTGAAATATTGACATCACTTCATGCGAACAATATTGAAGCGACATTTTCAGAAATAAAGTCCAACTATGGTCATGACGCATTTTTACTTGAAACCGGGCAGCTGAACTTTATTCTATCAAAATTCCTGGCAAACAATGTTGTAAGTGATTTGATGAAGGAAGTTGTCGTTACCATAAAGGAAAATGCCGATGTCAGTGAAGCGGCTCAGCTGATGCTTGAAAAACAGGTTACTCACATTCCTGTTGTCACTGATGACTATAAGCTGATAGGTATTGTAACCAGCTGGGACTTGTCCAAGTCAATAGCCATGAATACAAATCATCTGAATGATATCATGACAACAACCGTTAAGTATTGTTTTGCTGATGATTCGATTGAAAATGTAGCTCGTATGATGAGCGATTATGACATATCCTCTCTTCCTGTTGTTGATGAGGACATGAAAGTTTTAGGAATTATTACAACAGACCAAATTAGTCATTTATTAAGTTAAATAACTAATTTTCACTATTTTTTTTAAAAGGAGACATTACTATTTCTCGTAAGGCTAAAATTATCGATGGAGTTAAAAAGGGTATTCCAATCACTTTTGGATATGTTCCGATGGGGATTGGATATGCTGCTATTGCCATAAAGGCAGGTTTCACACCTTTGCAAACGGTTTCAATGTCTGTTCTGGTTTATGCGGGAGCAGGTCAAATCATTGCCGCCTCAATGGTTTTAAGCAGTGCAAGCGTAATGGCGGTAATCCTAACCAATTTTGTAGTTAACTTAAGGTATTTCGTAATGTCCACCTGCGTTTTAAATCAGGTTGAAGAATCCAATCTCGGATTGAATATTCTGGCGGCACATGTTACTGTCGATGAATCCTTTGCGATGTTTTCATTAAGTGAAGACTCATCAATCTGGATATATCTTGGAATAGCACTCATATCATGGCTTTCATGGATTATAGGTGCTGCGATAGGAGTTGTTGTTTTGGATCTGCTTCCTGTTATCGTAACAAACAGTTTCAACATTTCCCTTTATGCTCTGTTTGTAGCAATTCTGGTTCCTGCAATTAAAAAATCAAGGCAGATTGCTCTTTTAGTTTTAATAACTGCAGTTTTGAATATTATATTGAGTCAGTTGATTGGAAACTGGTCTTTGATTGTTTCAACTCTGATAGGTGCTGCAGTCGGAATGTATATTGTCGATGATGAATATGTTCTCTCAGGTGATGCATGATGGATTACATTAACCTTGTCATATTGGGATGTGCTCTTGTAACTTTCATTCCAAGGCTGATACCTGCATTGTTCATAGACAGGCTCAATTTTTCACCTAAGGTTGAGAAATTCCTGAATCTGATTCCATACACTGCCCTTGCCGCATTGATTTGTCCTGGAGTTCTGACAGTTGACAATCAGTTGTGGTATATCGGTTTGATAGGTGCGGTTGTCGCAGCCGCTCTTGCATGGAAAAAGGTTCCGCTTGGAGCTATTGTAATATTGACTGTGGTAGTTTTAATCACTGTCTATTCGATTGTCCCGTTCTTTTAAGTTCCACATTAACGTCGGCTATTTCAGGTTTTGAATTGCTTTTGAAAAACTTTTTGATATATATGCCGATGTCAAGTCCGACTTATTTTTTAAAATCATTGGCGTTAATGTTAAAATCTATTCATTAAATTGAAGTTTGTTTTTCTCTTTTTTATTTAGTTGACATTAACATTAAGTATTTTGAGTGCAATTTCTCTGTGAAAATAAGTTTTGAAAATAATTTGGTTCCAGGCAGATGTTAGAGGAAATAAGGTTGCATAATATGGTTCGTTAAAAATAATTTCTGCTGCCTGGAACTGTGCCTGTAACATCAAATGTGTTAATCAAATGTTACATATGTTAAAGATGTATTACCTAATATATAAAGGTTTCGTTTATAAATTTATCAATAAAAAACAAATATTCTTATTTTAAATTATAATTAATTAATATATATTTTTTTAATAGGTTGAATTTAAATTTAAAATTTGATTTTATATAATTAAATAAATATAAATTATTTTTATTAGTTTTAAATGATTTTAAATGAATTAATATAAAATAGTAAAGTATATATACTATGTAATGTAACATTAACATAAGTAATTATATTTTAACATAATTGCTTAAGTACTTAAATACTTTTTGCAAAAATGAATTAATTTGTGGATTACTATGAGAACCATGATTAAATATTTAAGACAGGAGCTCAAAATGAGCCAAAAAGAACTGGGGGATAAAGTTGGAGTGACCCGGCAAACCATTAACGCACTGGAAAACGGCAGGTACAATCCATCTTTATTTTTAGCATACGAAATAACCCAGGTCTTTAATAAAATGTTATTTAAAGGAGATCGAGAACAATACTTTGTTATGGAAGATATATTCATATTCGATGATGATTACTATTAGGTGATAAAATGATTTTAGACATATATAAAGATGCATTGGAATATTCAGCAAAAGACTGGAAAACCTTGGTGATACTGGGAGTACTTTCAGTATTCAGTTTCTTGTTGCTACCGGCTTTCCTAATTACCGGTTACAATTATAGAGTTATCAATCAGGCAGTACACGGAATAATCAATGGAAGAGATCCTCTTCCAGGATTTGATGACCTTATTTACATGTTCGTTGATGGAATAAAAGTTGTCATTGTTCAGGTGGCATATGTGATTGTTCCTGTAGTAATATTCATAATATTTGCAGTTATTGCAGGAAATGTAGGTGGCGGATTATCAGCTGCAATCATGATTATCGGATGTTTAATAACACTCATCGTTGCTGTTGTAGCATTCCTGATGGAACAAATGGGATTATGTCACATGGCATACCATGATGGAGCATTCTCAAAAGCCTTCGATATAAAAGAGCTCAAAGAGGTAATTAGTGAAATCGGATGGTTTGAATGCATTTTAACATACGTTGGATTGATAATCATTACTCTGGTAATTGCAATTGTCGTAACTGCAATAATCGGATTAATCTTTACAGTATTCGGCCTTTCAGGATTTGCATTAGGCGTTGATGCAGGTGGAGTATTTGCTTTAGGAATTATCCTTAACTGGTTAGTTACCATTTTCCTTGTTGGACCATACTTAAGCATATTCAATTCAAGATCCATAGGATTATTATATACCATGCAGATTTAAGGTGATTTGATGGCAAGCATAACAGACTGTGTTAGTGAAGGATTGAAATACCCCTTCACTGACCCTAAAAAGCTTTTAAGTTTCGGAGCAATATTTGCAGTTCTAAACGTAATATCTCTGTTCATAAGCACTAAAAGCATGGATATTACCAGAGTTTTTGTAAGGGAAATCGAAAGAACCAACAGCACAGCCCTGTCTCTTAATGTTACACAGGTGCCAACCAATGACATTTATATCGTGATAGCTTTAAGCATCGTTAGCTTTATAATAGCACTGTTCGTAATGGGATATCTTTATGATGTTGTAAAATTTGCAATAGATAAAAAAGAGGATCTTCCGGGATTCAATGATATAGCAAAAATCTTTGTCAACGGAATCAAGATGCTTCTGGTAACAGTCGCATATTATATCATTCCATTTGCCGTATTTGTGCTTGGAATAGTGTTCGGCGGCGATTCACCGGTATTGGGTGTAGTTATATTGATTTCAGCAATACTTGCCATAGCCGCATTTTTCCTCCAGATAATGGCAGTAAACAATATGGTGGCAAATGACAGTCTTAAAAAAGCATTTGACTTAAGAGAGATTACTGACAATATTTCAAATCTCGGCTGGGGAAAATATATTGGAATAATCATATTCACACTCATAGTGTTCATGGTCGTCAATGTTGCAGCGGGATTCATATTGAGTTTCCTCACTTTATTGTTTGCAAGAGCTTTCAATCAGGCAATAGTCGTAGCTGCATTCATTGGAATACTTGAAGGGTTATTCATAACATCTTACACTAGCGTATTTTACAATAGGGTCTGCGGATCAATCTATAGGGAAGCTATTAAGTAGAATGTTTTAAACATTCTATTTTTTCATTAAAATTATGGGGGAGATAATTTGAAAATGAATTCAAAAATATTATGTATTTTCATAGCTTTTTTGGCTATTTGTATGATAATTTCAGCTGCAAGCGCAGTTGATTTGGTAAATAATTTCAGTAATGGCGATTTTGAAGTAAAAGTTGCTTCCGGAACTAATTTCACAGATAGTGTAAACGTTACCACAAATAACATGAAATTATTAATATTTGAAAATTCAGGCATTGATTCCAGCGACGTGAATTCAATAATTTACTTTAAGGATTCTACAGCTGATAAAAATCAGGTAAATGGTTTTATAAAAGACTTGGAAAAGGATGGATCTAAAGTTGAAGAAACCGATAAGTATGTTGCTTTAAAAAACGGTCAAAATTCAAATGATTTTGATATTTCAAATAACATTGATGGATTTTTTAACATTGCGGGCAGTATCTTTTCATCTGATGGTTTGAATGTGTCTGCTGATGATAATTCAATTTCATTATCAAGCAATGGTTTTAAAGTTTCAAGTGCAGATGGTGAGAATGTATCCATCACATCTGATGGTGTAAGTGTTTCTGGTAATTCGTCTGCAGGTAATGAAACAGTTAACGTTTCAAGTGATTTGGATTCAAATATTAAAAATTCCGATTATTCAATTTATATGAAAAATCAGAACAACGGTGAGGTCATTGTTATATCTGGAAATAATTTGGAAGTATTGAAATCAATGGCCGAAACAGTTTCTTTTAATGGGAATTAAACTTTTTATTCTCATTTATTTTTTTTAATTTTTTATAGGGGATTTTAACATGGTAGACTACGTCATCAAAACAAACAATTTGTCAAAAATATATTTCAAAAATAAAGTCGTAAATTCAGTTAATATGCATGTTGAAAGAGGAAAAATCTATGGACTTTTAGGTAAAAACGGTGCTGGAAAGACCACAACAATGTGCATGCTTTTAAATCTTACATATCCAAGTGAAGGGGAAATATTTCTCTTTGGAAAAA contains:
- a CDS encoding acyltransferase, translating into MKFPADQNIQFGVEYAPNSRPPVIGKNYTIRSNSIIYNDVVIGDNFRTGHNVVIRENTNIGDDVLIGTNTVIEGDVIIGNDVSIQSNVYIPTNSVIEDNVFIGPCACFTNDKYPVRINYELQGPKVRRGASIGGNTTFLSNVEVGEGSIVAAGAIVIHSVPPFYLAIGTPARIKPLPDHLKVPNRF
- a CDS encoding rubredoxin encodes the protein MAQYKCKICGYVFDEDNIEEGLNIPAGTKFEDLPASFKCPKCRMAKAMFEKI
- a CDS encoding rubredoxin-like domain-containing protein; translated protein: MAKFKCKLCGYTTEEFDELPEDYKCPMCGATADMFEKVE
- a CDS encoding rubredoxin-like domain-containing protein — encoded protein: MAFVCKVCGFVLEEDELPEDYVCPVCGVPAANFEEQ
- a CDS encoding YigZ family protein; amino-acid sequence: MKTIKTPVQIEINVKKSQFICSLFPTRNKKESKEIIQKLNQQYSDATHNCTAYIVSDGEGFDDDGEPGGTAGKPMINVLRKNELHNITAVVTRYFGGIKLGAGGLVRAYSKSVMEAIGEAEILEIEEYEVYTITFEYSEIKTADTEVRNNNLEVIDKEYSDKVSYDIVSKDERDIPKIFEKYAEKIKTSFKNKQFLEKI
- the arfB gene encoding 2-amino-5-formylamino-6-ribosylaminopyrimidin-4(3H)-one 5'-monophosphate deformylase is translated as MAELRYRAGNIKDPQVHKVGIIALGSHLENHGPALPIDTDAKIAAHIAFQSSLLSGAKFLGIIFPAYELDTIDHGVHVSLDVLKENVISTLNAAKKFLDVEKVIIVNAHGGNIPLVAELWDIEDKTGLAITFNNKVISSEGPHGGSGELSMAKVLGIVNEAEVENQANVKEYEEVGLYGFTQARKDDPNIEEGARDVEENGVYVDEEYGHRLFNLAINSVLLDIEKLLDF
- a CDS encoding RNA-binding protein; this encodes MAIKVKKRNFLKKKKIKEIKAELGEYGGLLQGKKNVEILEAEPNSFILVDGEPYIIIIDEKPFPTLKAALANEIDAKTVTVDMGAIRFVSNGADIMSPGIVDASEGVEAGDIVLIIDETHGKPLAIGVSLISGEEMVANDSGKAVETKHYVGDDIWNFEI
- a CDS encoding type II toxin-antitoxin system antitoxin SocA domain-containing protein, with the translated sequence MKINEEKYINLILYILFKCSNKPNLGKTVLCTVMYFIDFYYYELYKTFLTKETYIKSKKGIKPKHFRQITEMLINRKQLFLRKEPYYNRIIHRYYPTVIPSPKFSQKELNIINSCIETLSNNNAKTITQYASHTKPIINTKLGDEINYFDDF
- a CDS encoding LSm family protein, coding for MSGQNVQRPLDALGKSVDSPVLIKLKGDREFRGILKSFDLHMNLVLNDAEELQDGEVTRRLGVVLIRGDNIVYISP
- a CDS encoding 50S ribosomal protein L37e encodes the protein MSKGTPSMGKKNKKTHIRCRRCGRNTYHIRKKVCASCGFGKSKKLRRYSWQNKKPTTRQRLV
- the rnc gene encoding ribonuclease III, encoding MNLFEKFGIDSNNEQLYEIAFTHGSYSCENDLEYNYERLEFLGDSVLSLLVSDYLYRKYPNYEEGKLTKLRANYVCQNALIYYSHELGLQNYLKVADEEFNLTHNEVLSITADIFESFLGAIFLDQGIEFAKDYISKYVFPHIDDKKVFFTDYKSAIKEYGDAEELEISYEIENEFGVPHDKTFFISIFINGEKMGTGKGKNKKEAEQAAAKIAMEKLNIGV
- a CDS encoding homoserine O-acetyltransferase, which translates into the protein MNEESVGIVETKYLDIKEPIQLDSGKTLNNVTVAYETYGELNKEKSNAILICHALTGDAHAAGWHEGDRKPGWWEIVIGPGKAIDTEKYFIICSNVLGGCKGTTGPSSINPKTGKEYGIDFPVITIKDMVKVQKKLIDSLEIDQLYAIIGGSMGGMQVLQWLVTYPEMTKKAVPMATAAMSSPQQIAFNEVGRQAIFSDPDWNNGNYYETGLKPKNGLSLARMIAHITYLSDESMDIKFGRDLQDKDEISYDFSIDFQVESYLKHQGESFVKRFDANSYLFITKAVDLFDLSVNNSLIDGFKDIKAKVEVISVDSDWLYPTEQSTEILTSLHANNIEATFSEIKSNYGHDAFLLETGQLNFILSKFLANNVVSDLMKEVVVTIKENADVSEAAQLMLEKQVTHIPVVTDDYKLIGIVTSWDLSKSIAMNTNHLNDIMTTTVKYCFADDSIENVARMMSDYDISSLPVVDEDMKVLGIITTDQISHLLS